DNA from Flavobacteriales bacterium:
GTGAGGAGTGGCGCATGCGGGAGGGAGCGACGACGGCACTCCCACTCAAGGGATGTGGTGCCCTTTTTTGCCCCCTCGGTGGACGTTTACTGATCAGCACGTGTCTTATGGCCAATCGGATGCCCATGCGCTTACCAAGTACCCTCCTCGTAGGCTTGATGGCAGTCTCTTCCACCACCCAACAGGTCGATTGGATGACCAGCTCACCGGTGGGCTACATCATGAACCCCGGTATGCCGCGGCACACGCTGGCATCTGCCCCCGGGCATCTGGTGGCCGCGCGCATGGTGGATGTGCACTTCATCTATGGCGTAACGCCCTACGGCTCGGTGGCGCTCGATGCGCTCGATCCTGCCACGGGCGGCACGCTGCTTTCGTGCCTGCTCCTGGATTCGGTATCGGTCCGTGCGGTCGTTGTGGACCCGGCCGGCATCGCCTACATCGCCGGCCGCTTCATGGGTGATGTGCTCGAGTTCTGCGATGGTTCACAGCTGGCCGGCGTGGGCGGGACCCTGTTCACGGAGAACCACTTCCTGCTCTCTTGGGACCTTGCCAGCGGTGCCCCCCTGTGGATGCGGAACCTCTCCGCCACCTACCCCCAGTGCGAGGACGTGCCCTCCCTGGCACTGGATCCCGAGGGCCACCTGTGGTACATCATGCAGAATTTCCTCGATGGGTACTTGGTACGCGTGGATGTTGCGGGCAACGACGTGGATGCCCGTGCGATCGATGGCATCCGTCGGTTCGGCACCATCAGTTTCGACCCCTGGGGTGGTGCGTATGTGAGCGGCTCCTGCGAGAACGGTACGCTCACCTTCGGCGGTCAGGGATTCCCGGTGGAGAGCGACGAGGGCTACAACATGTTCCTGCTGCGCTACAGGCCGGATGGCACGGCGGGCTTCGCGCAGTTCGCGGCGGATGCCACCTTCCAGGACCCGACCGTGGTGGCCACCACTGATGGGCATGCGTACCTGGCCGGGGTGCTGATGCAGCCGGAGGCCAGCTGGGGCGGGTTGCCCTTCACGGGGTCGAACTGGGGAAGCGATCTCTATCTGGTGAAGGTGGACAGCACGGGCCAGTTCCTTTGGGGCGTGGAGAGCAACCCCATGACCGGTGTCATTACAGGTGATATGGAGCGCGCCGCTGGACCTTGTATCACA
Protein-coding regions in this window:
- a CDS encoding T9SS type A sorting domain-containing protein, translated to MAVSSTTQQVDWMTSSPVGYIMNPGMPRHTLASAPGHLVAARMVDVHFIYGVTPYGSVALDALDPATGGTLLSCLLLDSVSVRAVVVDPAGIAYIAGRFMGDVLEFCDGSQLAGVGGTLFTENHFLLSWDLASGAPLWMRNLSATYPQCEDVPSLALDPEGHLWYIMQNFLDGYLVRVDVAGNDVDARAIDGIRRFGTISFDPWGGAYVSGSCENGTLTFGGQGFPVESDEGYNMFLLRYRPDGTAGFAQFAADATFQDPTVVATTDGHAYLAGVLMQPEASWGGLPFTGSNWGSDLYLVKVDSTGQFLWGVESNPMTGVITGDMERAAGPCITVDADDNVYLMGAIRGVVDWGNGVVSDGQIISQRSLTVVAFEPSGMPQWAVTSEPSAWYVSAQTATVMAEPGSVHFSAHAADPFTMGPFTVGAEDQQSVVLGRITEVTTGLEAVVASTGLQGWPNPASDVLFVEWPGSTAMSGTLLNAAGQQVERVTLQPGRNSVDVHGLPAGLYLLRLADGAATRVVVE